CTGCCAGTGTGCATGTCCGCATGACGGAAAGCCTGAGGAAGTGCCGTGTCCCCCACCTTGAACTTTCGGGTTCAAGGGCTAACCCGACAGCGGCATTTCCGGGGACTCTACCTTGAATACAGCATCAAGAAGCGCGCTACGCAGTCAGTTGCGCGCAGCCCGTCGGGCGCTCCCCCCTAGTCAACAACGTCACGCCAGCCGCCAGCTGTTTCGTCGCCTGGCCCAGCATCCGCTGTTCCGACGTAGCCAACATATTGCTTTCTATCTGGCAAATGACGGCGAAATCGATCCCGCACCACTGTTCAAGCACGCCCGCCAGTTGGGCAAGATTTGCTATGTGCCGGTGCTGCGACGCTGGCCGTCAACGAAAATGGCCTTTCAACGCCTTACCCCTGACCAACGCTGGCATAAGAATCGTTTTGGTATCAGCGAGCCGGTGGCCAATGCGCGATTGCAAACCCCCGCCTGGCGGCTGGATTTGGTGATGATGCCGTTGGTAGGGTTCGATCCTCAGGGTAACCGCCTGGGAATGGGCGGTGGATTCTATGACCGCGCGCTAGCCTACCGCCAGCGCCGCCGCACCTGGGCCGCCCCACACCTGCTGGGCCTGGCCCACGATTGCCAGAAAGTTGCTGTTCTGCCGGTGGCCTCCTGGGAC
This genomic stretch from Halopseudomonas pelagia harbors:
- a CDS encoding 5-formyltetrahydrofolate cyclo-ligase codes for the protein MNTASRSALRSQLRAARRALPPSQQRHASRQLFRRLAQHPLFRRSQHIAFYLANDGEIDPAPLFKHARQLGKICYVPVLRRWPSTKMAFQRLTPDQRWHKNRFGISEPVANARLQTPAWRLDLVMMPLVGFDPQGNRLGMGGGFYDRALAYRQRRRTWAAPHLLGLAHDCQKVAVLPVASWDIPLDAIMTDQEFISLR